TGGTGCCCGAGACATAGCCTCGGAGGCGATGTCGACGACGACCACGGCGATTGCTGCGCTGAACCGGGCGGTGTATTACCTGGACCGCGGGTTCGAGCCGGCGGCCAAGGCCAAGGCGTTCACCCGTGCCGCCGAGGTGGCGGCCGGCATGGACGACGACGACCTGGAGCGACGGGCTGAGGCGGGCACCCTCACCGACCTGGACGGCATCGGTCCGTCGACCGCATCGGTCATCGCCGACGCTGTGCTCGACCGGCCGCCGGCCTACCTGACCAAGCTGGAGCAGCGAACCCGCCTGCGGGTGAGCGCCGGGGCCACGGTGTTCGAAGCCTGCCGCAGCGACCTGCACAGCCACTCCACCTGGTCTGACGGCGGGGCACCGATCCGGACGATGGCGATGACCGCCCGGGCGCTCGGTCGCACCCACTTGGCGCTCACCGACCATTCACCCCGCCTGACGATCGCCCACGGGCTGACGCCCGAGCGCCTCGCCGAGCAGCTGATCGAGGTGGCCGCCCTCAACGAGGAGTTGGCGCCGTTTCGGATCCTGACCGGGTGCGAGGTCGACATCCTCGCCGACGGCACCCTCGACCTGCCCGACGACGTCCTGGCCGGGCTCGACCTGGTGGTCGCCTCGGCCCACTCCAAGCTGTCGATGCCCGAGCGTCCGATGACCGAGCGCCTGGTGAGGGCCGTCGCCAACCCCCACGTCGACGTGCTGGGCCACTGCACCGGACGCAAGCTGGTCGGCCGGGGTCGGCCCCCGAGCACGTTCGACGCCGAGCTGGTGTTTGCCGCCTGCGCTCAGTTCGGGACAGCGGTCGAGGTCAACTGCCGACCCGAACGACAGGATCCACCGGACGAGTTGCTGGACCTGGCGCTCGAGTGGGGCTGTTTCGTCTCGGTTGACTCCGACGCCCACGCTCCCGGCCAGCTTGAGTGGGTGGCCCACGGCTACGAGCGGCTGGGGGAGCGCGGGGTCGATCCCGATCGCATCCTCACCACCTGGGATCTCGACACGTTGCT
This window of the Candidatus Microthrix subdominans genome carries:
- a CDS encoding PHP domain-containing protein: MSTTTTAIAALNRAVYYLDRGFEPAAKAKAFTRAAEVAAGMDDDDLERRAEAGTLTDLDGIGPSTASVIADAVLDRPPAYLTKLEQRTRLRVSAGATVFEACRSDLHSHSTWSDGGAPIRTMAMTARALGRTHLALTDHSPRLTIAHGLTPERLAEQLIEVAALNEELAPFRILTGCEVDILADGTLDLPDDVLAGLDLVVASAHSKLSMPERPMTERLVRAVANPHVDVLGHCTGRKLVGRGRPPSTFDAELVFAACAQFGTAVEVNCRPERQDPPDELLDLALEWGCFVSVDSDAHAPGQLEWVAHGYERLGERGVDPDRILTTWDLDTLLDWCAATG